One genomic segment of Hordeum vulgare subsp. vulgare chromosome 2H, MorexV3_pseudomolecules_assembly, whole genome shotgun sequence includes these proteins:
- the LOC123426587 gene encoding uncharacterized membrane protein At4g09580-like — protein MATMGVEAEDGGGLGAMDGLPSSVSRSKKKKKTVPRLERARACALIVHHSRVPTNKISRNIQITRLAWTPAGFPQEEEQEGIGREDRFPLWEAALGAGVAAGLVGVYLSMPDSDYSFPKLPRNLHQLQILTGHLENYTSDYTVQVLIGYCVVYVFMQTFMIPGKIFMSLLVGALFEQVRGVALVVFATSAGASSCYFLSKLIGKPLVFVLWPDKLTFFQKQVAKRREKLLNYMLFLRVTPTLPNTFINLASPIIDVPFHTFLLATLIGLIPAAYVTVRAGIALGELTSLSDLYDTQSVALLFFIGAFISLEHPSVMRRFLIVQLRIWLVSTSRCLSFLERPHFLADGVLSQDPLIRLQFHGDDQILRFYAALQRLVLEVS, from the exons ATGGCGACGATGGGAGTAGAGGCCGAAGATGGTGGGGGCTTGGGAGCAATGGATGGATTGCCAAGCTCTGTCTCGcggtcgaagaagaagaagaagacggttcCAAGATtagaaagagcaagag CTTGCGCGCTCATTGTCCACCACTCCCGCGTTCCAACTAACAAAATATCTCGAAATATTCAGATCACGCGCCTCGCGTGGACCCCGGCCGGATTCccgcaggaggaggagcaggaggggaTAGGGAGGGAGGACCGGTTCCCGCTCTGGGAGGCCGCGCTCGGCGCCGGGGTCGCCGCGGGCCTCGTCGGGGTCTACCTCTCCATGCCGGATTCCGACTACAGCTTCCCCAAGTTGCCCCGCAACCTCCACCAACTACAAATCCTCAC TGGCCATCTTGAGAACTATACCAGTGACTACACCGTACAGGTGTTGATAGGTTATTGTGTTGTGTACGTTTTCATGCAGACCTTCATGATCCCAGGAAAGATATTCATGTCATTGCTTGTTGGTGCCCTATTCGAGCAAGTCCGGGGCGTGGCTTTGGTTGTCTTTGCTACCTCCGCTGGTGCTTCTTCATGCTATTTCCTGTCGAAACTGATTGGAAAACCGCTGGTGTTCGTGCTGTGGCCAGACAAACTCACGTTTTTCCAGAAGCAG gttgccaaaagaagagaaaagctgttGAATTACATGCTTTTCCTGAGGGTCACCCCAACATTGCCAAATACCTTCATCAACTTAGCATCTCCCATTATTGATGTGCCCTTCCATACCTTCTTATTGGCAACTCTTATCGGTCTCATCCCAGCAGCCTACGTCACCGTGAGG GCTGGGATTGCTCTGGGAGAGCTAACATCGCTCAGCGACCTGTACGACACCCAGTCAGTAGCTCTGTTGTTCTTCATCGGC GCCTTCATATCACTTGAACATCCATCCGTCATGAGAAGATTTCTTATCGTGCAATTAAG GATATGGCTTGTGAGTACCAGCAGATGCTTGAGCTTCTTAGAAAGGCCCCATTTTTTGGCAGATGGCGTGCTAAGCCAGGATCCGTTGATTCGTTTACAGTTCCACGGTGATGACCAGATCTTGAGGTTCTATGCTGCGTTGCAGAGGTTGGTTCTTGAAGTTTCTTGA